A genomic segment from Geitlerinema sp. PCC 7407 encodes:
- a CDS encoding DUF4268 domain-containing protein, with the protein MVSTPDKPILGRLEKVDVRRYWVREDLDFTPWLAEPENIALLGETIGFELEVEAREKEVGPFRADILCKDTATGAWVLIENQLERTDHCHLGQLLTYAAGLHAVTIVWVAARFTEEHRATLDWLNEITNEDFNFFGLEIELWQIGKSAIAPKFNIVSSPNNWSKTITGAAKSIEASNLTKAKQLQLEYWTAFQTYARTQETRIKPTKPLPQHWMNIAIGRSGFLLLAIASTWNSEQQSFDQGEIRAELGISQGSAEDSRRYFDLLKQQKEAIELAFGETLIWDSQLDRKACRIFVRQSVDISDRSDWEQQHQWLIEKLDRMHKVFSQRVKQLSLEAMLSKPIDSEL; encoded by the coding sequence ATGGTCAGCACTCCCGATAAACCCATTCTCGGCAGACTGGAGAAGGTTGATGTTCGCCGGTATTGGGTACGGGAAGACCTGGACTTTACGCCGTGGCTTGCGGAGCCTGAGAACATTGCGCTCCTGGGCGAGACCATCGGATTTGAGCTGGAAGTCGAGGCCCGAGAGAAGGAAGTGGGGCCGTTTCGGGCCGATATCCTTTGCAAAGACACGGCCACAGGGGCCTGGGTCCTGATCGAAAACCAGCTTGAGCGGACTGACCACTGCCACTTGGGCCAGCTTCTCACCTATGCGGCTGGTCTGCACGCTGTCACGATTGTTTGGGTTGCAGCCCGTTTCACAGAAGAGCACCGCGCCACCCTCGACTGGCTCAACGAAATCACCAACGAAGATTTCAACTTCTTTGGGCTAGAAATTGAGCTTTGGCAAATTGGAAAATCAGCGATCGCGCCCAAGTTCAATATTGTCTCTAGTCCCAACAACTGGAGTAAAACTATCACGGGAGCAGCAAAAAGCATTGAAGCGTCCAACTTGACCAAAGCAAAACAGCTCCAGCTCGAATATTGGACTGCTTTTCAGACCTATGCGCGCACCCAGGAAACCCGAATCAAGCCAACAAAGCCACTGCCTCAACATTGGATGAATATCGCGATTGGGCGGAGTGGATTTCTCTTGTTGGCGATCGCTTCTACCTGGAACTCGGAGCAGCAAAGCTTTGATCAGGGTGAAATCCGAGCAGAGCTGGGCATCTCCCAAGGTAGCGCAGAAGATTCCAGGCGCTATTTTGACTTATTAAAGCAACAGAAAGAGGCGATCGAACTCGCTTTTGGAGAAACTCTAATTTGGGATAGTCAACTGGATCGAAAAGCTTGCCGGATTTTCGTACGCCAATCGGTTGATATCAGCGATCGCAGTGATTGGGAGCAACAGCATCAGTGGCTGATTGAGAAGCTCGACAGAATGCACAAAGTTTTTTCTCAACGAGTCAAACAACTCAGCCTAGAAGCCATGCTTTCTAAGCCAATTGACTCTGAGTTGTGA
- a CDS encoding VOC family protein, which yields MNFEFDHLFVFTEPGAPALEALLELGLREGSPNVHPGQGTANRRIFFHNGMLEFLWVHDAAEVQSDVIAPTKLWERSRPGVTGFSPFGLSLRWREGLAGDARLPFATWPYRPPYLPPTMAAIEMAAETFDDEPLVFLIPFGQRPDTAIGDRRQPLDHPSGWQNITALRLTLTGDRPLSPTLAALQAAGIATFQRGPAPLAEIEIDGGRQGQRLDLRPSLPLCLSW from the coding sequence ATGAATTTCGAGTTTGATCACTTATTTGTGTTTACCGAACCGGGAGCCCCAGCTCTCGAAGCGTTGCTAGAGCTGGGCTTGCGCGAAGGCAGCCCCAACGTGCATCCCGGCCAAGGCACCGCCAACCGGCGCATTTTCTTTCACAACGGCATGCTGGAATTCTTGTGGGTCCACGATGCCGCCGAGGTCCAGAGCGACGTGATTGCCCCGACAAAGCTCTGGGAGCGATCGCGCCCTGGAGTGACCGGCTTTTCGCCCTTTGGCCTCAGTCTGCGCTGGCGCGAGGGCCTCGCGGGCGATGCTCGTCTGCCCTTTGCTACCTGGCCCTATCGCCCGCCCTACCTGCCGCCGACCATGGCCGCGATCGAGATGGCGGCTGAGACCTTCGACGACGAGCCGCTGGTGTTTCTGATTCCCTTCGGTCAGCGCCCCGACACTGCGATCGGCGATCGCCGCCAGCCCCTCGATCACCCCAGCGGCTGGCAAAATATTACTGCTCTGCGGCTCACTCTGACGGGCGATCGCCCCCTCTCTCCCACCCTGGCCGCCCTGCAAGCCGCTGGCATCGCGACCTTTCAGCGAGGCCCCGCTCCCCTGGCCGAAATCGAGATCGACGGCGGACGCCAGGGCCAGCGCCTCGATCTGCGGCCCAGTTTGCCGCTGTGCCTGTCCTGGTAA
- a CDS encoding sugar O-acetyltransferase: MTTEREKMLAGELYLASDPELVQARASARDLLRQYNQTSQAELSQRAEILKQLLGAVGEQAWIEPPFYCDYGSNLFLGRGVYLNFNCTVLDCNTVHIGDNAKFGPSVQIYTAYHPVDVAARLAGPELAAPIRIGQNSWIGGGVIVCPGVTIGDNTTIGAGSVVTKDIPANVVAVGNPCRVLRSLDS; the protein is encoded by the coding sequence ATGACCACCGAACGGGAAAAAATGCTGGCCGGAGAGCTATACCTCGCCTCCGATCCGGAGCTCGTGCAGGCGCGGGCCTCGGCCCGGGATCTGCTGCGCCAGTACAACCAGACCTCCCAGGCGGAGCTGTCCCAGCGAGCCGAGATCCTAAAACAGCTGCTGGGAGCGGTGGGAGAGCAGGCCTGGATCGAGCCGCCCTTTTACTGCGACTACGGGAGCAACCTCTTTTTGGGGCGCGGCGTGTATCTAAATTTCAACTGCACCGTCCTGGACTGCAACACGGTGCACATCGGCGACAATGCCAAATTTGGCCCCTCGGTGCAGATTTACACGGCCTATCACCCTGTGGACGTCGCGGCGCGGCTGGCCGGGCCGGAGCTGGCCGCCCCCATTCGCATCGGCCAAAATAGCTGGATTGGCGGCGGCGTGATTGTGTGTCCCGGCGTGACCATCGGGGACAACACGACGATCGGCGCGGGCAGCGTGGTCACCAAAGATATTCCCGCCAATGTGGTGGCGGTGGGTAACCCCTGTCGGGTGCTCCGCTCCCTCGATTCGTGA
- a CDS encoding aldo/keto reductase: METTRTISLPAMGCGTWAWGNRLLWGYTEAMDEQLRAVFDRCVASGVTLFDTGDSYGTGKLNGRSESLLGQFSQSYQGPHAAEICLATKLAPYPWRLTRKAMIRAYEASSRRLGRPVDLVQMHWSTANYAPWQEWPLLDGLADLYEQGLVQGVGLSNYGPKRLRQVHQRFAERGVPIVTLQVQYSLLSTYPVTELDLKAVCDELGIRLIAYSPLALGLLTGKYGAEGPYPSGLRGAVCRQILPGAKGLLDCLGAIAAERDKTIAQVALNWCIAKGTIPIPGAKSLAQAEQNIGALGWSLGDGEVSALDEAAAQVDKAMVQNIFQSR; the protein is encoded by the coding sequence ATGGAAACGACCCGCACGATTTCTTTGCCAGCCATGGGCTGCGGCACCTGGGCCTGGGGCAATCGCCTCCTGTGGGGCTACACCGAGGCCATGGACGAGCAGCTTCGGGCTGTGTTCGATCGCTGCGTGGCCAGCGGCGTCACTCTGTTTGACACCGGCGACTCCTACGGCACCGGCAAGCTCAACGGGCGCAGCGAGTCGCTGCTGGGCCAGTTTTCCCAAAGTTACCAAGGCCCCCACGCCGCCGAGATATGCCTCGCCACCAAGCTGGCCCCCTACCCGTGGCGGCTAACCCGCAAGGCGATGATCCGCGCCTACGAGGCGTCGTCTCGGCGGCTCGGGCGACCGGTGGACCTAGTGCAGATGCACTGGTCTACGGCGAACTACGCCCCTTGGCAGGAGTGGCCGCTCCTCGATGGGCTGGCGGACCTCTACGAGCAGGGCCTAGTCCAGGGTGTGGGCCTGTCCAACTATGGCCCCAAGCGTCTGCGCCAGGTGCATCAGCGCTTTGCCGAGCGGGGGGTGCCGATCGTGACGCTGCAAGTGCAGTATTCGCTGCTGTCGACCTACCCGGTGACAGAGCTGGATCTCAAGGCGGTGTGTGATGAGCTAGGGATTCGGCTGATTGCCTATAGCCCGCTCGCCCTGGGCCTGCTGACCGGGAAGTATGGGGCTGAGGGGCCGTATCCGTCGGGATTACGGGGGGCGGTGTGCCGCCAGATTTTGCCGGGGGCCAAGGGGCTGCTGGACTGTCTGGGGGCGATCGCCGCTGAGCGCGACAAAACCATAGCCCAGGTCGCCCTCAACTGGTGCATCGCCAAAGGGACGATTCCCATTCCGGGAGCCAAGTCCCTGGCCCAGGCGGAGCAAAACATCGGTGCCCTCGGCTGGAGCCTGGGTGACGGCGAAGTTTCGGCCCTCGATGAGGCAGCCGCCCAGGTGGACAAGGCCATGGTGCAAAACATCTTCCAGAGCCGATAG
- the ilvA gene encoding threonine ammonia-lyase, biosynthetic, whose product MLCDYLVQILTARVYDVAQESPLEPAPNLSARLNNKLLLKREDMQSVFSFKLRGAYNKIANLSPDQLAQGVIAASAGNHAQGVALGAQRLGTRAIIVMPVTTPQVKVDAVRARGGEVILHGDTYDDAYAYARQLEAEKSLTFIHPFDDPLVIAGQGTIGMEILRQCQQPIHAIFVAIGGGGLIAGIAAYVKRLHPEIKIIGVEPVDADAMNQSLKAGQRVKLSQVGLFADGVAVREVGEETFRLCQQYVDDIILVGTDDTCAAIKDVFEDTRSILEPAGALAVAGAKAYVEREQIEGQTLVAVACGANMNFDRLRFVAERAEFGERREAIFAVTIPETPGSLRRFCDCMGRRNLTEFNYRIADQQEAHIFVGVQIEDRADAVRMAQTFENCGFKTLDLTDDELTKLHLRHMVGGRSPLAHDELLYRFEFPERPGALMKFVGSMSPDWNISLFHYRNNGSDYGRIVVGIQVPPDEMPDWQAFLDTLGYRYWDENKNPAYKLFLGQ is encoded by the coding sequence ATGCTGTGTGACTACCTTGTTCAGATCCTGACGGCCCGCGTGTACGACGTCGCTCAGGAGTCTCCCCTCGAGCCCGCGCCCAATCTCTCGGCCCGCCTCAACAACAAGCTGCTGCTCAAGCGCGAGGACATGCAGTCGGTCTTTTCCTTCAAGCTGCGCGGGGCCTATAACAAAATCGCCAATCTATCGCCGGACCAGCTGGCCCAGGGCGTCATCGCGGCCTCTGCGGGCAACCATGCCCAGGGCGTGGCCCTCGGGGCGCAGCGGCTGGGGACTCGGGCCATCATCGTCATGCCCGTGACTACGCCCCAGGTCAAAGTCGACGCTGTCCGGGCGCGGGGCGGCGAGGTGATTCTCCACGGCGACACCTACGACGATGCCTACGCCTACGCGCGCCAGCTAGAGGCCGAAAAGAGCCTAACCTTTATTCATCCCTTCGATGATCCGCTGGTGATCGCCGGTCAGGGTACCATTGGCATGGAGATTTTGCGCCAGTGCCAGCAGCCGATTCACGCGATTTTTGTGGCGATCGGCGGGGGCGGCCTGATCGCGGGCATCGCAGCCTATGTGAAGCGCCTGCACCCAGAAATCAAAATCATCGGCGTGGAGCCGGTGGACGCCGACGCCATGAATCAGTCCCTGAAGGCGGGCCAGCGCGTAAAACTGTCCCAGGTGGGCCTGTTTGCCGATGGGGTCGCGGTGCGCGAGGTGGGCGAGGAGACGTTCCGCCTGTGCCAGCAGTACGTGGACGACATTATTTTGGTGGGGACGGACGACACCTGCGCCGCGATCAAGGACGTCTTTGAGGACACCCGGTCGATCCTGGAGCCAGCGGGCGCTCTGGCGGTGGCGGGGGCCAAGGCCTATGTCGAGCGCGAGCAGATCGAGGGCCAGACGCTGGTGGCGGTGGCCTGCGGCGCCAACATGAACTTCGATCGCCTACGCTTTGTGGCGGAGCGGGCCGAGTTTGGCGAGCGCCGTGAGGCGATCTTTGCGGTGACGATTCCTGAGACGCCGGGCAGCCTGCGCCGCTTCTGCGACTGCATGGGTCGCCGCAACCTGACGGAGTTCAACTACCGCATCGCCGATCAGCAGGAGGCCCACATTTTTGTGGGGGTTCAGATCGAAGATCGGGCAGACGCTGTGAGAATGGCTCAGACCTTCGAAAACTGCGGCTTCAAGACCCTCGATCTCACCGACGATGAGCTGACCAAGCTCCACTTGCGCCACATGGTCGGTGGGCGATCGCCCTTGGCCCACGACGAGCTGCTCTATCGCTTTGAGTTTCCTGAGCGTCCTGGTGCCCTGATGAAATTCGTCGGCTCCATGAGCCCCGACTGGAATATCAGCCTGTTCCACTACCGCAACAATGGCTCGGACTACGGCCGCATTGTGGTGGGTATCCAGGTGCCGCCCGATGAAATGCCGGACTGGCAAGCCTTCCTCGATACCCTGGGCTACCGGTACTGGGACGAAAACAAAAACCCGGCCTACAAGCTGTTTCTAGGCCAGTAG
- a CDS encoding ATP-binding sensor histidine kinase yields the protein MTRTVHDDASRFPVIPGYALQEQLYLGSRTVVYRALETAQQRSVVLKLLRHAYPTFSELVQFRNQYTITKNLAIEGIIHPFTLEPCQNGYALVMEDYSGISLRQYAQQHPLDTLEILEIAVQLADILHDLHQSRVIHKDIKPANILIHPISHQVKLIDFSIASLLPKENQEIQNPNVLEGTLAYLAPEQTGRMNRGIDYRTDFYSLGITLYELLTGQLPFLVDDPLELVHCHIAKTPPSPHTVNPSVPPIVSAIALKLMSKNAEDRYQSALGLKHDLEQCISQYRDKKAIAEFTLGQRDICDRFLIPERLYGREQEVKTLLQAFERVAEGTSEMMLVAGFSGIGKTAVVNEVHKPITRQHGYFIKGKFDQFNRNIPLSAFVQALRDLINQLLSESDSQLAQWRTKILEAVGDSGQVLIEVMPELEQIIGKQPPVPELAGTAAQIRFNLLFQTFIEVFTTAEHPLVVFLDDLQWSDSASLQLIKLLMEDKRYLLLLGAYRDNEVSPTHPFSLTVEELKKAGKSVNTVTLASLAFDDTNQLVADTLHCSCERSQPLTKFVDRKTKGNPFFTTQFLKALHEENHLFFNRDRGYWECDISQINALAITEDVVEFMAQQLQKLPAETQHVLKLAACIGNQFDLETLAIVSEQSQANVATALWKALQEGLILPQSEVYKFYLSQGEADSTAQRPETVAYRFLHDRIQQAAYFLIPEPEKKATHHRIGTLLLSNSSATEREERLFEIVTHLNAGSSLITQPAEQQELAQLNLRAGRKAQTATAYAAAVQYLTLGRSLLAADAWKTQYDLTLNLYTTAVEAEYLNISFQQATELADIALKNAKTLLDRVKVYELQMQICIAQLQMLQAIEIGLDVLEKLEITWVELTPEDGLVMNLPALEELDSLPQMTDEKMLAAMQILKILCAPVFMAKPEIFPPLIMTMVRLCLDHGNSALSAFAYGFYGLLLSGTGQLEEGYQAGKIALKWLEKFDAKDLKAKVYNLFNSNIRTWKEHKRNSVAPLQEAVQSGLETGDIEWGGYCAANLCSYLFFSEPTLEAAVEKQGHYIDLCIKIKQEIPINFSQVWRQLGLNLQGQGDDPLRLIGESFDETEALPRLIEAKSGTVLYMFYAAKTILLYHAGEYRQAVEQVESAQAWSGAAFGFIQVAIVNFYHSLALVAQLPHASDEEKQQILTSVEANQEMLKNWALHAPMNHQHKYDLIEAEKAWHLGHIWQAMELYDQAIVGARTNAYVQEEALANELAAKFYLALGKERVAAGYLQEAYYSYAHWGAKSKSEDLERHYPNLLRPILQQAARTLNPLETLATLVPPPRFSEKTSSSSGRSSSSSINTVLDFAAILRASQAISGTIQLDQLLHQLTQIILQNSGGDRCALILPDDQGVWQIRAIATAEQSELCLEPLEGNSKLPAKLIQYVKNTREVVAFENCETTLPVIDEYLDQRQPKSILCLPIINQGTLLGIVYLKNQVTTGVFTKDRILILNFLCVQAAIALENARLYQQSQTYAHRLEQSQLQIVQSEKMASLGNLVAGVAHEINNPIGFLNGSLSNAKDYVTDLLEHLALYQKSDAAALEEIRDHADEIDLEYLIEDLPRLLESMGEANDRIKSISTSLRTFSRADTEYKVNANLHEGINSALLILKYRLKGNEHRPAIEVTQEYGDLPAVKCFPGQLNQVFMNILANAIDVFDEAAQQTTFEELQKHPQTITIRTDVLSDRDLVEIQVRDNGKGMPETIKARIFDHLFTTKEVGKGTGLGLAIARQIVTETHGGSLDVKSELGQGTEFLIRLPIFEE from the coding sequence ATGACACGAACTGTTCACGATGACGCCAGTCGCTTCCCGGTAATTCCTGGTTATGCCCTCCAGGAGCAACTTTACCTGGGCTCTAGAACCGTGGTCTATCGAGCCCTCGAGACAGCGCAGCAGCGCTCGGTCGTGCTCAAGCTGCTTCGACACGCCTATCCCACCTTCAGTGAGCTGGTTCAGTTTCGCAATCAGTACACCATCACCAAAAACCTCGCGATTGAGGGGATTATTCATCCCTTTACCCTCGAGCCTTGCCAAAATGGCTATGCCTTGGTGATGGAAGATTACAGCGGAATTTCCCTGCGCCAATATGCTCAGCAGCATCCTCTAGACACGTTAGAAATTCTCGAAATTGCTGTGCAGTTGGCCGATATTCTGCACGATTTACATCAAAGTCGAGTCATTCATAAAGATATTAAGCCTGCTAACATTTTGATTCACCCGATTAGCCATCAGGTGAAATTAATTGATTTCAGTATTGCTTCGCTGCTGCCAAAAGAAAATCAAGAAATTCAAAATCCGAATGTTTTAGAAGGAACTCTAGCCTATTTGGCTCCTGAACAAACAGGGCGCATGAATCGCGGAATTGACTACCGCACTGACTTTTATAGCCTGGGGATTACGCTATATGAGCTGCTGACAGGACAGCTACCGTTTCTGGTAGATGATCCTTTAGAGCTTGTTCACTGTCACATTGCCAAAACGCCTCCCTCACCTCACACCGTTAATCCCTCGGTGCCGCCCATAGTGTCGGCGATCGCCCTCAAGCTGATGTCAAAAAATGCGGAGGATCGCTATCAAAGTGCTCTGGGCCTCAAACATGATTTGGAGCAGTGTATCAGTCAGTATCGCGACAAAAAGGCGATCGCAGAATTTACGCTAGGTCAGCGAGATATTTGCGATCGCTTTTTGATTCCAGAGAGGCTGTATGGTCGCGAGCAGGAGGTCAAAACGCTGCTCCAGGCCTTTGAGCGCGTCGCGGAAGGCACCTCTGAAATGATGCTGGTTGCGGGCTTCTCCGGTATCGGAAAAACTGCCGTTGTCAATGAAGTTCATAAGCCGATCACTCGTCAGCATGGATACTTCATCAAAGGCAAATTTGATCAGTTCAACCGCAATATTCCCCTCTCGGCTTTTGTTCAGGCCCTGCGGGATTTAATTAATCAGCTTTTGTCTGAATCTGACTCTCAGCTTGCCCAGTGGCGCACTAAGATCCTTGAGGCTGTGGGCGATAGCGGCCAAGTCCTCATTGAGGTGATGCCAGAGCTAGAACAAATCATTGGCAAACAGCCGCCGGTCCCCGAACTTGCGGGCACAGCCGCCCAGATTCGCTTCAATCTTCTCTTCCAAACATTCATCGAAGTCTTCACTACGGCCGAGCATCCGCTGGTGGTCTTCTTAGATGATTTGCAGTGGTCCGATTCTGCCTCTTTGCAGTTGATCAAGCTGCTAATGGAAGACAAGCGATACCTGCTGCTGCTGGGAGCCTATCGAGACAATGAAGTATCACCGACTCATCCCTTCAGCTTGACGGTAGAGGAGCTGAAAAAAGCAGGGAAATCGGTTAATACAGTTACCCTAGCTTCTTTAGCCTTTGATGATACTAATCAGCTAGTCGCAGATACATTGCACTGCTCCTGTGAGCGATCGCAGCCTCTGACGAAATTCGTCGATCGAAAAACAAAAGGAAATCCTTTTTTCACGACTCAATTTCTCAAGGCACTGCATGAAGAAAATCATCTTTTCTTCAATCGCGATCGCGGCTATTGGGAGTGCGATATTTCCCAAATTAATGCCCTCGCCATCACAGAAGATGTGGTGGAATTCATGGCCCAGCAGCTACAAAAACTGCCCGCCGAAACCCAGCATGTTCTTAAACTGGCTGCCTGCATTGGCAATCAATTTGATTTAGAAACCTTGGCTATTGTTTCAGAGCAGTCCCAAGCCAATGTGGCAACGGCCCTTTGGAAGGCGCTGCAAGAAGGCCTAATCTTGCCCCAAAGCGAGGTCTACAAATTTTATTTGAGCCAAGGAGAAGCGGACTCAACGGCCCAAAGACCCGAAACGGTTGCCTATCGCTTTTTGCACGATCGCATCCAGCAGGCCGCTTATTTCCTCATTCCTGAACCGGAGAAAAAAGCTACCCACCATCGCATTGGCACCCTGCTACTGAGCAACTCTTCGGCCACTGAGCGCGAGGAACGACTGTTTGAAATCGTGACTCACCTCAATGCGGGCAGCAGCTTGATCACCCAGCCTGCTGAGCAGCAGGAACTTGCCCAGCTTAATCTAAGGGCAGGGCGCAAAGCCCAAACGGCGACGGCCTACGCAGCGGCGGTGCAGTACCTGACCCTAGGGAGAAGCTTGCTGGCTGCGGACGCTTGGAAAACGCAGTATGACCTAACCCTAAATCTCTATACAACTGCCGTCGAAGCTGAATATTTGAACATCAGTTTTCAGCAGGCGACAGAGCTAGCAGATATTGCTCTAAAAAATGCAAAAACTTTGCTCGATCGAGTAAAGGTCTATGAGCTGCAAATGCAGATCTGTATTGCTCAATTGCAGATGCTGCAAGCGATCGAAATTGGTCTAGACGTTCTAGAAAAACTAGAAATTACCTGGGTTGAACTGACGCCAGAAGATGGCTTGGTAATGAACTTGCCCGCTCTAGAAGAGCTAGATAGCCTACCCCAGATGACCGATGAAAAGATGCTGGCCGCAATGCAAATTCTGAAGATTTTGTGTGCGCCGGTCTTTATGGCCAAGCCTGAGATATTTCCGCCGCTAATTATGACCATGGTGCGCTTGTGCCTGGATCACGGCAACTCGGCCCTATCGGCTTTTGCCTATGGATTCTATGGGCTGCTGCTGTCCGGAACGGGTCAGCTTGAAGAGGGCTATCAGGCCGGAAAAATTGCCTTGAAATGGCTCGAAAAATTTGATGCCAAAGACCTGAAGGCAAAGGTTTATAACCTCTTTAATTCCAATATTCGCACCTGGAAAGAGCATAAGCGAAACAGCGTTGCGCCACTGCAAGAAGCAGTGCAAAGCGGCCTGGAAACAGGAGACATTGAGTGGGGCGGCTACTGCGCAGCCAATCTGTGTAGCTACCTGTTTTTCTCGGAGCCAACCCTCGAAGCCGCCGTCGAAAAACAAGGCCACTACATCGATCTTTGCATCAAAATTAAGCAGGAAATTCCCATCAATTTCTCTCAGGTATGGCGACAGCTAGGACTCAACCTGCAAGGACAAGGCGATGATCCGCTGCGCCTGATTGGCGAAAGCTTTGATGAGACAGAGGCACTGCCTCGCCTCATTGAGGCAAAAAGCGGCACGGTGCTCTATATGTTCTATGCTGCCAAGACGATTTTGCTGTATCACGCGGGAGAGTATCGTCAGGCAGTGGAGCAGGTAGAGTCAGCTCAAGCGTGGTCGGGAGCAGCCTTTGGTTTTATCCAGGTTGCTATTGTGAATTTCTACCATTCTTTGGCGCTGGTGGCTCAGCTGCCTCACGCATCCGATGAGGAGAAACAGCAGATCCTAACAAGCGTAGAAGCGAATCAGGAAATGCTGAAAAACTGGGCGCTCCATGCTCCTATGAATCATCAGCATAAGTATGATCTAATCGAGGCAGAAAAAGCTTGGCATTTGGGTCATATCTGGCAAGCAATGGAGCTCTATGATCAGGCGATTGTGGGTGCTCGAACGAATGCCTATGTTCAAGAAGAAGCCCTAGCCAATGAGTTAGCGGCCAAGTTTTATTTGGCTCTGGGAAAAGAGCGAGTGGCCGCAGGCTATTTGCAAGAAGCGTACTATAGCTATGCGCACTGGGGTGCCAAGTCGAAAAGCGAAGATCTAGAGCGCCACTACCCCAATCTTTTGCGCCCTATTTTGCAGCAGGCAGCACGAACTCTCAATCCTTTAGAAACTTTGGCGACCTTGGTGCCTCCGCCAAGATTTTCAGAGAAGACCTCGAGTTCTTCTGGTCGCTCGTCGAGCTCTAGCATTAATACCGTTCTAGATTTTGCGGCGATTTTGCGCGCTTCCCAAGCGATCTCTGGAACGATCCAGCTAGATCAGCTCCTCCATCAATTGACGCAGATCATTTTGCAAAATTCGGGGGGCGATCGCTGCGCGTTGATATTGCCGGATGATCAGGGCGTTTGGCAGATTCGGGCGATCGCCACGGCTGAGCAGTCAGAGCTGTGCCTAGAGCCTTTGGAAGGCAATTCGAAGCTGCCAGCTAAGCTAATTCAGTACGTCAAAAATACCCGCGAAGTGGTTGCCTTTGAGAACTGCGAAACAACCTTGCCAGTGATAGATGAATATCTAGATCAACGGCAGCCCAAAAGCATTTTGTGCTTGCCGATTATCAATCAGGGAACCTTGCTGGGCATTGTGTATCTGAAAAATCAAGTTACGACCGGCGTTTTCACCAAAGATCGGATCTTGATTCTCAATTTTCTGTGCGTTCAGGCGGCGATCGCCCTCGAAAATGCGCGGCTTTACCAGCAGTCCCAGACCTACGCCCATCGGCTAGAGCAATCGCAGCTTCAGATTGTTCAAAGCGAGAAAATGGCCTCTCTGGGGAACTTGGTGGCGGGCGTTGCTCACGAAATTAATAACCCCATCGGATTTCTCAATGGCAGCCTCAGCAATGCCAAAGACTACGTCACGGATCTGCTAGAGCACCTAGCGCTTTATCAGAAATCTGATGCGGCTGCTTTAGAAGAGATTCGAGATCACGCAGATGAGATTGATCTAGAGTACTTGATTGAAGATTTGCCGCGCCTTCTAGAGTCTATGGGGGAGGCGAACGATCGCATCAAATCTATCAGCACGAGTCTCCGGACGTTCTCTCGAGCCGATACCGAATATAAGGTCAATGCCAATCTTCATGAGGGGATTAATAGTGCTCTGCTGATTTTGAAATATCGCCTGAAAGGAAACGAGCATCGCCCAGCGATCGAGGTAACTCAGGAGTATGGTGACTTGCCCGCCGTGAAGTGTTTTCCAGGGCAGCTCAATCAGGTATTCATGAATATCCTAGCCAACGCGATCGACGTATTTGATGAAGCAGCTCAGCAAACAACCTTCGAAGAACTGCAAAAGCATCCCCAAACCATCACAATTCGGACGGACGTTTTGAGCGATCGAGATCTGGTAGAAATCCAGGTTCGCGACAATGGGAAGGGCATGCCTGAGACGATCAAAGCAAGGATTTTTGATCATCTCTTTACAACGAAAGAAGTGGGAAAAGGAACAGGCCTGGGGCTGGCGATCGCCCGTCAGATTGTGACCGAAACCCACGGCGGCAGCCTGGACGTGAAATCAGAACTTGGTCAAGGAACGGAGTTCTTGATTCGCTTGCCTATCTTCGAGGAATAG